The following coding sequences lie in one Thermosulfuriphilus ammonigenes genomic window:
- the tsf gene encoding translation elongation factor Ts — translation MAVTTQMIKELRARTGAGMMDCKKALEECGGDMDKAVAWLRQKGLAVAAKRAGRATSEGTVAAYIHAGGKLGAMVEVNCETDFVAKTQEFKQFAHDIAMQIAAASPLCVQREDLSEEVIEKEKEIYRAQARESGKPEKIIEKIVEGKLEKFYKEVCLLEQAFIKNPEITIQDLLNEMMAKTGEKIVIRRFARFAVGEEA, via the coding sequence ATGGCGGTTACTACGCAGATGATAAAGGAACTTCGGGCCCGCACCGGGGCCGGCATGATGGATTGCAAAAAGGCCCTTGAGGAATGTGGTGGGGATATGGACAAGGCTGTGGCCTGGCTCCGACAGAAAGGGCTGGCCGTGGCCGCTAAAAGGGCTGGACGGGCCACCAGTGAGGGCACCGTGGCCGCTTATATCCACGCCGGTGGCAAGTTGGGGGCTATGGTAGAGGTCAATTGTGAGACAGATTTCGTGGCCAAAACCCAGGAGTTTAAGCAGTTTGCCCACGATATCGCCATGCAAATCGCCGCCGCTAGCCCCCTCTGTGTCCAAAGGGAGGATCTCTCTGAAGAGGTCATCGAGAAAGAAAAAGAAATCTACCGAGCCCAGGCCAGGGAGTCCGGTAAGCCGGAAAAGATAATTGAAAAGATTGTCGAGGGGAAGCTGGAGAAGTTCTACAAAGAAGTTTGTCTTCTGGAGCAGGCCTTTATCAAAAATCCAGAGATAACCATCCAGGATCTTCTCAACGAGATGATGGCTAAAACCGGAGAAAAGATTGTCATCCGTCGCTTTGCTCGATTCGCGGTAGGCGAGGAGGCCTGA
- the rpsB gene encoding 30S ribosomal protein S2 produces the protein MPRLTMKQLLEAGVHFGHQTSRWNPKMKPFIFGARNGIHIIDLQKTVRLFDIAYDFVAETVASGGKVLFVGTKRQAQDSIREEAERCGMYYVNHRWLGGTLTNFKTIRRSIEKLKNIETMFEDGTIERFPKKERLKMDRLRQKLERNLGGIKDMETLPDAVYIVDPRNENIAVKEARKLGIPVVAIVDTNCDPEEIDYIIPGNDDAIRAIRLITSKIAEACLEGKAKYEEALAAATDKEMEEEMMEEVLETPEAVEETTEAQPSEASEVAEEGEASPAAS, from the coding sequence ATGCCTAGATTGACCATGAAACAGCTTCTTGAAGCCGGCGTCCATTTTGGCCACCAGACAAGCCGCTGGAACCCGAAAATGAAGCCCTTCATCTTCGGGGCCCGCAATGGGATTCACATCATCGATCTTCAGAAGACGGTTCGGCTCTTTGACATTGCCTATGACTTTGTGGCCGAGACAGTGGCCTCCGGGGGGAAGGTCCTCTTTGTGGGCACCAAACGGCAGGCCCAGGACTCCATTAGAGAGGAGGCCGAACGTTGCGGCATGTATTATGTCAATCATCGCTGGCTGGGGGGCACCTTGACCAACTTTAAAACCATCCGGCGAAGCATCGAAAAGCTCAAGAATATAGAAACCATGTTTGAAGACGGGACTATTGAACGTTTCCCCAAGAAAGAGCGGCTAAAGATGGATCGCCTACGTCAGAAGTTGGAACGCAATCTGGGGGGAATTAAGGATATGGAAACCTTACCTGACGCCGTTTATATAGTTGACCCCCGCAATGAAAATATTGCCGTAAAAGAGGCCCGCAAGCTCGGGATTCCGGTGGTAGCCATTGTAGACACCAATTGTGACCCGGAGGAAATAGACTATATCATCCCGGGCAACGACGACGCTATCCGGGCCATCCGTCTGATCACCTCCAAAATTGCTGAAGCCTGTCTGGAAGGAAAGGCCAAGTACGAAGAGGCCTTGGCTGCGGCCACTGACAAAGAAATGGAAGAAGAGATGATGGAGGAGGTGCTTGAAACTCCTGAGGCCGTGGAGGAGACCACTGAGGCCCAGCCTTCAGAGGCATCTGAGGTCGCCGAAGAGGGGGAGGCCTCTCCAGCCGCTTCTTAA
- the murI gene encoding glutamate racemase encodes MIGIFDSGIGGLTVVRALMKTLPGLRLLYFGDTARTPYGTKSPETIVAYAIEDTEFLLSQGAQIIVIACNSAASVATDILKERYPEVPIFEVISPAVKKTVAVTQKKIVGVIGTRATIESGIYERKIKELDPTIRVFGQPCPLLVPLVEEGWLKRPETKRIVRKYLQPLKVRGVDTLVLGCTHYPLLKPIISAKMGRRTTVIDSSEEVAREIGEFLKQRPDVAARLERGPDHLFYVSDLTPTSQRIARLFLTERIQLLKAETMGYLPLLKGTLGVK; translated from the coding sequence ATGATCGGCATATTTGATTCTGGCATCGGGGGGCTCACTGTGGTTCGGGCTCTGATGAAAACTCTACCTGGGCTGAGGCTTCTTTATTTTGGAGATACAGCCCGAACTCCTTATGGAACTAAAAGCCCAGAGACCATTGTGGCCTATGCCATTGAGGACACGGAGTTTCTTCTCTCTCAGGGGGCCCAAATTATTGTTATTGCCTGTAATTCCGCGGCCTCGGTGGCCACGGATATCCTCAAAGAAAGATACCCTGAAGTGCCCATCTTTGAGGTCATCTCTCCGGCAGTCAAAAAGACGGTTGCCGTAACCCAAAAAAAGATAGTCGGCGTGATTGGTACACGAGCCACCATTGAAAGTGGTATCTACGAACGCAAGATAAAGGAGCTGGATCCGACAATCAGGGTCTTTGGCCAGCCCTGCCCTCTCCTTGTCCCTTTGGTGGAAGAAGGCTGGCTTAAGCGTCCAGAGACCAAAAGAATTGTTCGCAAATATCTTCAGCCTCTTAAGGTCCGAGGGGTGGACACCCTGGTTCTGGGGTGCACCCACTACCCCCTCCTGAAACCCATTATTTCAGCCAAGATGGGACGCCGCACCACGGTTATCGATTCTTCTGAGGAAGTGGCCAGAGAGATAGGAGAGTTCCTAAAGCAGAGGCCCGATGTGGCCGCCCGTCTGGAAAGAGGGCCGGACCACCTTTTTTACGTCTCTGACCTTACTCCTACCTCCCAACGTATTGCTCGTCTATTTCTTACAGAGAGAATCCAACTCCTAAAGGCTGAAACCATGGGTTATTTGCCCTTGCTAAAGGGGACCCTGGGTGTTAAATAA
- a CDS encoding ATP-dependent 6-phosphofructokinase, which yields MTSDVSCRIDWVDDIEEPVETTIDHLGPCKIPSPFPKERCWFISEEDRVLLRISAKSIEEALKTGKPLPSLELAGPREKIYFDPAKLRCAIVTCGGLCPGINDVIRSIVLTLYHSYGVTRILGIRYGFQGFIPKYGHEVMELTPERVSSIHEVGGTVLGSSRGHQPIDEIVDALDRMNIGVLFLIGGDGTLRAGNKIVEEIKRRGLKIALVAVPKTIDNDIYLVSKTFGFDTAVEMACQAIRSAHTEAIGAPYGIGIVKVMGRYSGFIAASATLALKEVNFCLIPESDFDLDGPQGLLAALEQRLHCRRHAVIVVAEGAGQKYVQGPKPERDPSGNIKLGDIGIFLRDRIKEHFSQLGIPIYMRYIDPSYIIRSVPANVDDRIYCGFLGQYAVHAAMAGKTGMLISRWNGRYVHVPIKAAISRRKQINLRSRFWLSVLESTGQSSLKNS from the coding sequence ATGACTTCGGATGTTTCCTGTCGCATTGACTGGGTAGATGACATAGAAGAGCCTGTAGAAACTACCATAGACCACCTTGGTCCCTGTAAGATTCCCTCGCCCTTTCCCAAAGAGCGCTGTTGGTTTATCTCCGAAGAGGATAGAGTTCTTCTGAGAATTTCAGCCAAGTCAATAGAAGAGGCTCTAAAGACGGGTAAGCCTCTGCCTTCTTTGGAGCTGGCTGGCCCGCGGGAGAAGATTTACTTTGATCCTGCCAAATTGCGGTGCGCCATTGTCACCTGTGGTGGTCTCTGCCCCGGAATCAATGACGTCATCAGAAGTATAGTTCTTACCCTTTATCATTCTTATGGAGTCACCCGGATTTTGGGCATCCGTTATGGTTTTCAGGGATTTATTCCTAAATATGGTCATGAGGTCATGGAACTTACCCCCGAGAGGGTCTCCAGTATCCACGAGGTGGGGGGAACGGTTTTGGGGTCATCTCGGGGGCATCAGCCCATCGATGAAATTGTCGATGCCCTGGATCGAATGAACATAGGCGTTCTTTTTCTTATCGGTGGAGACGGAACCCTTAGAGCCGGCAATAAGATCGTCGAGGAGATCAAGCGACGGGGGTTAAAAATCGCTCTGGTGGCCGTACCCAAGACCATAGACAATGATATTTATTTGGTCTCCAAGACCTTTGGCTTTGATACAGCGGTGGAGATGGCCTGTCAGGCCATTCGCTCTGCCCATACGGAGGCTATTGGTGCTCCCTATGGTATCGGGATAGTCAAGGTTATGGGGCGCTACTCGGGGTTTATCGCCGCCAGTGCCACTTTGGCTCTCAAAGAGGTCAATTTTTGTCTTATCCCAGAGTCTGACTTTGATCTAGATGGACCTCAGGGGCTCCTGGCGGCCCTTGAACAGCGGCTTCACTGCCGGCGTCATGCGGTGATTGTGGTTGCTGAAGGGGCAGGTCAAAAATATGTCCAGGGGCCCAAACCAGAGAGAGATCCATCTGGAAATATCAAACTTGGAGATATCGGGATCTTTCTCCGTGACCGAATCAAGGAGCACTTTTCCCAGTTAGGTATCCCCATTTATATGCGATATATAGATCCGAGCTACATTATCCGGAGTGTGCCAGCCAACGTGGATGATCGTATTTATTGTGGTTTTCTGGGGCAATATGCCGTTCACGCCGCTATGGCTGGTAAAACCGGGATGCTTATCAGCCGCTGGAACGGACGCTATGTCCATGTGCCAATTAAGGCGGCCATCTCAAGGCGTAAGCAGATCAACCTTCGTAGTCGCTTCTGGCTAAGTGTTTTGGAATCCACCGGTCAGAGCTCCCTTAAGAACAGCTGA
- the lon gene encoding endopeptidase La encodes MTDSREETAMEQPEGKELREYPVLPVTETLLFPHMVIPLVISEPGLIKLVEEAIAGDRTIVVVGVREEEGKREFYEIGTAGLILRMARTAEESIRLIIQGISRVRIREVLSHEPYIRAKAEILEDIVERDLETEALMSNVRNQFVRILDLSPQMPSELKTLAANIDDPGVLADMVVSNVNITLAERQEILETLEVKKRLEKTLHILTRQVEILELGQKIQAQVRDQMEKSQREYYLREQLRVIQKELGEAEAAEIEELKKKIEEADLPDQVRKEAERELRRLSRMHPSSAEYTVVRNYLDWLLDLPWRKSTEDRLDLKEAQAILDADHYDLEKVKNRILEHLAVRKLKPDTKGPILCFVGPPGVGKTSLGRSIARAMGRKFLRISLGGVRDEAEIRGHRRTYVGAMPGRIIQGLRRVGVNNPVFMLDEIDKLGADFRGDPASALLEVLDPEQNATFSDHYLEIEFDLSQVMFIATANVLDTIPGPLLDRMEVIEIPGYTEEDKLHIAKRYLIPRQLEAHGLTTKNLRFTNGALTHIIRQYTREAGLRNLERQIAAICRAVAKEVALGEADSVTIRVNDLDRYLGPPKYLPEVAERTKIPGVAVGLAWTPFGGEILFVEATRMKGQRRLILTGKLGEVMRESAEAALSYIRSKASELGIPEDFFDHHDIHIHVPAGAIPKDGPSAGITILVALVSLLTDRTVRHDVAMTGEITLRGLILPVGGIKEKVLAALRAGIKEVILPKRNQKDLEEIPKEAREKIKFHLVSRVEEALAIIFPRRRRRKKSN; translated from the coding sequence ATGACAGATAGCAGAGAAGAGACGGCCATGGAACAACCAGAAGGAAAAGAACTTCGGGAGTATCCAGTCCTTCCGGTAACAGAGACCCTCCTTTTCCCCCACATGGTCATCCCCCTGGTGATCAGCGAACCAGGTTTGATTAAGCTGGTAGAGGAGGCCATTGCTGGAGATCGGACGATAGTCGTGGTTGGGGTCCGAGAGGAAGAGGGGAAACGAGAGTTTTACGAGATCGGCACCGCGGGGCTTATTCTTCGCATGGCCCGCACGGCCGAAGAAAGCATCCGCCTCATAATCCAGGGGATCTCCCGGGTAAGGATAAGAGAAGTTCTCTCCCATGAGCCGTATATTCGGGCCAAGGCTGAGATCTTGGAGGACATTGTCGAGCGAGATCTTGAGACCGAGGCCTTAATGTCTAATGTCCGAAACCAGTTTGTCAGAATATTAGACCTGTCTCCTCAAATGCCCTCCGAGCTCAAGACCCTGGCTGCCAACATCGACGATCCTGGCGTTCTGGCAGACATGGTAGTCAGTAATGTAAACATCACCCTGGCCGAACGTCAGGAGATCCTGGAGACCTTGGAGGTCAAAAAACGACTGGAGAAAACCCTCCACATCCTTACCCGTCAGGTAGAGATCCTGGAGCTGGGTCAGAAAATCCAGGCCCAGGTCAGGGATCAGATGGAAAAAAGCCAACGGGAATATTATCTTCGAGAACAGCTAAGAGTCATTCAAAAAGAGCTTGGTGAGGCCGAGGCGGCCGAGATCGAAGAACTTAAAAAAAAGATTGAGGAAGCCGACCTTCCAGACCAGGTGCGCAAAGAGGCCGAACGGGAGCTCAGACGCCTGTCCCGAATGCATCCTTCTTCGGCCGAATACACCGTAGTCCGCAATTATCTAGACTGGCTTCTTGATCTTCCGTGGCGGAAATCCACCGAGGATCGTTTGGATCTTAAAGAAGCCCAAGCCATTCTGGACGCCGACCACTACGATCTCGAAAAGGTCAAAAATAGGATCCTGGAGCACCTGGCCGTAAGAAAACTCAAGCCTGATACCAAAGGGCCCATTCTCTGCTTTGTAGGCCCTCCAGGGGTGGGCAAGACTAGTCTTGGCCGCTCCATCGCCCGGGCCATGGGACGCAAATTTTTACGGATCTCCCTAGGAGGAGTGCGAGATGAGGCTGAGATTCGAGGCCACCGCCGGACCTATGTCGGGGCCATGCCCGGGCGAATTATCCAGGGGCTGCGTCGAGTAGGGGTCAATAACCCGGTATTTATGCTTGATGAAATAGACAAACTGGGGGCTGACTTCCGGGGAGACCCGGCCTCAGCCCTGCTTGAAGTTCTTGATCCAGAACAAAATGCCACCTTCTCCGACCACTATTTGGAAATTGAATTTGACCTTTCTCAAGTGATGTTCATTGCCACAGCCAACGTCCTGGATACTATTCCTGGCCCCCTCCTGGATCGCATGGAGGTTATCGAAATTCCGGGCTACACCGAAGAAGATAAACTTCATATTGCCAAACGGTATCTTATCCCCCGGCAGCTTGAGGCCCATGGACTGACGACCAAAAATCTACGTTTCACCAATGGTGCCCTGACTCACATTATTCGCCAATACACTCGAGAAGCCGGCCTCCGAAACCTGGAACGCCAGATAGCCGCTATCTGTCGGGCTGTGGCCAAGGAGGTAGCCCTAGGAGAAGCGGATTCTGTGACCATCCGGGTCAATGATCTGGATCGCTATCTCGGCCCTCCCAAATATCTTCCCGAGGTGGCCGAAAGAACAAAGATCCCCGGAGTGGCTGTAGGTCTGGCCTGGACCCCTTTTGGAGGAGAAATTCTCTTTGTTGAGGCCACCAGAATGAAGGGCCAGCGGCGACTGATCCTTACGGGAAAGCTGGGTGAAGTTATGCGAGAAAGTGCCGAGGCAGCCCTTTCCTATATTCGTTCTAAAGCCTCAGAGCTGGGGATCCCCGAAGATTTTTTTGACCACCACGATATCCACATTCATGTCCCGGCAGGAGCTATTCCCAAAGATGGCCCCAGCGCCGGGATCACTATCTTGGTGGCCCTGGTTTCCCTCCTTACAGACCGCACTGTCCGACACGATGTGGCCATGACCGGGGAGATAACCCTTCGGGGGCTCATTCTGCCCGTAGGAGGAATCAAGGAGAAGGTGCTGGCAGCCTTAAGGGCCGGAATTAAAGAGGTCATCCTTCCCAAGAGGAATCAGAAAGATCTAGAAGAAATCCCCAAAGAGGCCCGCGAAAAAATCAAGTTTCATCTGGTATCACGGGTAGAAGAAGCCCTGGCGATAATCTTTCCGAGACGAAGGCGGCGAAAAAAGAGTAATTAA
- a CDS encoding Hsp20/alpha crystallin family protein: MPVIKIQVSQSLSEMERALSDMAQDLFGFVWSCTYPAYRAWVPEVDVYETPEEVVVLMPLPGVDKDHLRVTVHGDYLVVSGRRLRPKGPLRYHRMEIPYGSFERVVELPAGILPNMAQANYEDGILRIIFPKGSVRVEIS; the protein is encoded by the coding sequence ATGCCCGTCATAAAGATTCAGGTAAGCCAGAGTCTGAGTGAGATGGAAAGGGCCCTTTCAGACATGGCCCAGGATCTTTTTGGTTTTGTCTGGAGTTGTACCTACCCGGCCTATCGGGCCTGGGTGCCGGAGGTAGATGTCTATGAGACCCCAGAGGAGGTTGTGGTCCTCATGCCTCTTCCTGGGGTAGATAAAGACCACCTCCGGGTTACTGTCCACGGAGATTATCTGGTGGTCTCTGGCCGGCGGCTCCGCCCGAAAGGGCCGCTACGTTATCATCGGATGGAAATTCCTTACGGCTCCTTTGAACGGGTGGTGGAACTACCAGCCGGTATCCTACCCAATATGGCTCAAGCCAACTATGAAGATGGTATCTTGCGAATCATCTTCCCTAAGGGCTCAGTTCGCGTTGAAATTTCCTAG
- a CDS encoding response regulator: MADRPSVLVVDDEPLVRQIMVEMLKHLGIETSEAQDGSEAKDLTRTHKFSLIFLDVSLPDIDGRNLAPMLKQISPESRIVIASGYEVDPASVPGADAFLKKPFSLASLKEIVSSFFGPKDLPKGEPCPS, encoded by the coding sequence ATGGCCGATCGCCCGTCTGTACTGGTGGTTGATGATGAACCACTAGTGCGGCAGATCATGGTAGAGATGCTCAAACATCTAGGAATAGAAACTAGCGAGGCCCAGGATGGCTCCGAGGCTAAGGATTTGACCCGTACCCATAAATTCTCTCTCATCTTTCTTGATGTCTCCCTTCCCGACATAGACGGCCGCAATTTGGCTCCGATGTTAAAGCAGATCTCCCCTGAGAGTCGGATCGTCATTGCCAGTGGTTATGAAGTAGATCCGGCCAGTGTTCCCGGAGCAGATGCCTTCCTTAAAAAGCCTTTTAGCTTAGCCAGTCTTAAAGAAATAGTTTCCTCTTTCTTCGGCCCCAAAGACCTCCCAAAAGGAGAACCATGCCCGTCATAA
- a CDS encoding ABC transporter substrate-binding protein, producing MAWFLAFIFLFAAPVWGTPAHAAPPIKIGAILDLSGPGFRKGQIYQFMAQKAVETVNQRGGIRGRPLKLIVVDDQGLVRRSLILAQRLISAEGVVALIGPSNPRAEMALRRLADREKIPLILISGDGPLFRQPAQPFTYNFKVGPALPPAVKALYRYLKSQGFQKIGLLLPSSRSGKKALIWLRAYAAEFHLKVVAREWFSPGDTDVETQLRHLDSQGAQAIVSWAEPKALATVVNSWQGKGLPPLFLGYQAASLSFTPRLLPPEVKATWPRFVLQPEDLDGRFLLALKELGRPPEYFSATAWDAIMLLAKGLNRSGANKKALRWVLENLDTIELISGTYRLDRNDHYGLRPESFIITGLIEGNLVR from the coding sequence ATGGCCTGGTTTCTGGCCTTTATTTTTCTTTTTGCCGCTCCAGTTTGGGGAACTCCAGCCCACGCAGCTCCTCCCATAAAGATTGGAGCTATTCTTGATCTTTCTGGACCTGGCTTTAGAAAAGGCCAAATATATCAGTTTATGGCCCAAAAGGCGGTGGAGACAGTTAATCAGCGCGGGGGCATTCGAGGACGCCCATTAAAGCTCATCGTAGTTGATGATCAGGGTCTTGTTCGACGGAGCCTCATCCTGGCCCAGCGGCTTATTTCCGCTGAGGGGGTGGTAGCCCTTATCGGCCCGTCCAATCCCCGGGCGGAAATGGCCTTGAGACGGCTGGCCGACCGAGAAAAGATCCCTCTGATTCTTATCTCCGGTGACGGCCCTCTGTTCCGCCAGCCGGCCCAGCCCTTTACCTACAACTTTAAGGTTGGTCCAGCCCTGCCTCCGGCAGTAAAGGCCCTTTACCGATATTTGAAGAGTCAAGGGTTTCAAAAAATTGGGCTCCTTTTGCCCTCGAGTCGTTCCGGTAAGAAGGCCCTAATTTGGCTGCGAGCCTATGCGGCTGAGTTCCACCTTAAGGTGGTGGCTCGGGAATGGTTCAGCCCGGGAGACACCGATGTGGAAACCCAACTTCGTCACCTAGACTCACAGGGGGCCCAGGCTATTGTCTCCTGGGCCGAACCTAAGGCCCTGGCAACGGTAGTCAACTCCTGGCAGGGAAAGGGATTACCCCCACTTTTTCTAGGCTATCAGGCGGCTTCCCTTTCCTTCACTCCACGCCTTCTCCCCCCGGAGGTAAAGGCAACCTGGCCAAGATTTGTCCTCCAGCCCGAAGATCTTGACGGACGCTTCCTCCTGGCCCTAAAGGAACTGGGAAGACCACCAGAGTATTTCAGTGCCACCGCCTGGGATGCCATCATGCTCCTGGCCAAAGGGCTTAACCGGTCAGGCGCGAATAAAAAGGCCTTAAGATGGGTCCTAGAAAATTTAGACACCATTGAGCTTATTTCAGGCACATATCGTCTAGACAGGAACGACCACTATGGCCTCAGGCCCGAATCTTTCATTATTACTGGCTTAATTGAAGGAAATTTAGTAAGATGA